The Penicillium digitatum chromosome 6, complete sequence genome has a window encoding:
- a CDS encoding Zinc finger, RanBP2-type → MAPPHRNDKFPSASARRPFPSRNDRDGRMYDDRSRSRSPDLMNKDRARSPPRRLAADSRLEYPRDRESGQAYRGHDRDDYRRRTSRSSPNRGRDTYKDRDREGYRSASDNRSRTRSPRRGQSHMGQMSREVMMDGLPIDMTEEHIAAELSNAYHTDGLEDIRVIRDRQTKLSRQLGFLRFPTLEASREFVERNHPFIFFYGPTNDRGTKVRIAYSREREDRARPKVASDWNCRKCLILNFSTRPHCFKCGDPRPDMDLSGTPGVSAPKIANDGDNDVAPESQPSQFLLIRGLEASVTEELLAKGVSKLYRPSGNNESASDNQKKGSKVASTTGDSNLGARDGSLRRVLLVRDRRTNASWRYGFAEFAGIKDAQAAMARLNSFEKFTISSKPVLVTYIHGGVFVPVMNATSGASYYTFSPSNNPSLKLMYWDDAAYVTELVLSTAEDDATQEQKANKTISSHGDGQAKGTKDSDKGKKRKADASTSANTKKLAMPSQLQFWSDRHAELHGINRDDAGNPVEGSNSAAPATELTATITELAAPATESSAPRAPSFADWDKLRCYLCMQDLVNDGHLRYHERTSDIHSENLKDVKLRELGVCWLIIYGVIPMPTPNYEGSRDEYRDALEREYSIPPTPRSFADLKRNWCLLCFSKFDTPEELYAHDRVSEHHRKELKDEKAVKWGLNQLKEAGIAQDIVQAPAEYRDRAKERRQAFGREDVNARQKALEPEEADETPVQTTSIGASLLTKMGWSEGSGLGAQGTGVTEPIPTEIYAQRVGLGAQGSRLGEATEEAGRNTRGRYDEFLEKTKDAARQRYDEMDRS, encoded by the exons ATGGCGCCTCCACATCGAAACGATAAATTTCCTTCGGCATCTGCTCGTCGGCCCTTTCCTTCGCGAAATGACCGCGATGGTCGCATGTATGATGATCGATCGCGATCTCGTTCGCCTG ATTTGATGAATAAAGATCGTGCACGCTCGCCTCCTCGAAGACTAGCAGCCGACAGCAGACTCGAGTACCCCAGAGACCGAGAATCTGGACAAGCCTACCGAGGCCATGACCGCGATGATTATCGCCGTCGAACTTCGCGCTCATCTCCTAATAGAGGTAGGGATACATACAAAGACCGCGACCGAGAGGGTTATCGAAGCGCGAGTGACAATCGAAGTCGAACTCGCAGCCCTCGTCGAGGCCAGTCCCATATGGGACAAATGAGCCGAGAAGTGATGATGGATGGACTTCCGATAGATATGACAGAAGAACAT ATTGCGGCTGAACTCAGTAATGCCTATCACACTGACGGTCTGGAAGATATCCGAGTCATTCGTGACCGACAGACGA AGTTGTCGCGGCAACTTGGGTTCTTGCGATTTCCCACATTAGAAGCATCACGCGAATTTGTCGAACGCAATCACcctttcatcttcttttatGGCCCCACAAACGACAGAGGTACTAAAGTGCGTATCGCCTACAGCCGCGAGAGAGAAGATCGAGCTCGTCCAAAAGTTGCAAGTGACTGGAACTGCAGGAAG TGTCTCATTCTCAACTTTTCCACACGTCCACATTGTTTTAAGTGTGGCGACCCACGACCTG ACATGGATCTTTCCGGAACCCCTGGAGTTTCGGCTCCTAAGATCGCTAATGATGGTGACAATGATGTCGCTCCTGAGAGCCAGCCCTCTCAGTTCCTTCTTATTCGTGGTCTTGAGGCGTCTGTTACAGAGGAGCTTCTTGCAAAAGGAGTTTCCAAACTGTACCGGCCATCTGGCAACAATGAGAGCGCCTCTGATAATCAAAAGAAGGGATCAAAGGTAGCATCGACCACTGGTGACAGCAACCTGGGAGCGCGTGACGGCTCTCTCCGTCGCGTGCTCCTTGTGCGTGATCGCAGAACCAATGCCAGCTGGCGCTACGGATTCGCAGAATTTGCAGGAATTAAA GATGCACAAGCCGCAATGGCGCGACTTAACTCTTTCGAAAAATTTACAATCTCTTCAAAGCCGGTGTTGGTGACCTACATTCACGGCGGAGTATTTGTTCCAGTCATGAATGCCACATCCGGTGCTAGCTACTACACATTCAGCCCGTCTAACAACCCATCGCTGAAGTTGATGTACTGGGATGATGCAGCGTACGTGACGGAACTCGTTCTGTCAACCGCGGAAGATGATGCCACCCAGGAGCAGAAGGCCAACAAGACAATTTCCAGCCATGGAGACGGCCAAGCTAAGGGCACAAAGGACTCCGATaaaggaaagaagagaaaagccGATGCTTCGACTAGTGCGAATACCAAGAAACTTGCAATGCCATCCCAGCTCCAATTCTGGAGTGACCGTCACGCTGAACTACATGGAATCAATCGAGATGATGCCGGAAACCCCGTTGAGGGCTCGAACTCAGCAGCCCCAGCGACCGAGTTGACCGCTACGATCACTGAACTGGCTGCCCCGGCGACTGAATCATCTGCTCCACGGGCTCCGTCATTTGCAGACTGGGACAAGCTCCGCTGCTACTTGTGTATGCAAGATCTTGTGAATGATGGACATCTCAGATACCACGAGCGCACCAGTGATATCCATAGTGAAAACCTGAAGGACGTCAAACTGAGGGAACTCGGTGTGTGCTGGTTGATTATTTACGGTGTCATCCCCATGCCGACTCCAAACTACGAGGGCAGCAGAGACGAATACCGCGACGCACTTGAGCGAGAATATTCTATTCCTCCAACCCCTCGATCATTCGCAGACTTAAAGCGGAACTGGTGCCTGTTGTGCTTCAGCAAGTTTGATACCCCAGAAGAGCTCTACGCACACGACCGCGTCAGTGAACACCACCGAAAGGAACTGAAAGATGAGAAGGCGGTGAAGTGGGGCTTGAACCAGCTCAAAGAGGCGGGCATCGCTCAGGATATCGTGCAGGCGCCTGCGGAATACCGAGACCGTGCAAAGGAGCGTCGTCAGGCATTCGGGCGTGAAGATGTCAATGCCCGCCAGAAGGCCCTCGAACCAGAAGAAGCGGACGAGACACCCGTGCAGACTACCTCGATCGGTGCTTCTCTTCTCACCAAGATGGGCTGGTCCGAAGGATCTGGCCTTGGTGCTCAAGGAACCGGCGTGACCGAGCCGATTCCCACTGAAATCTATGCCCAGCGTGTGGGACTGGGGGCGCAAGGAAGTCGACTGGGTGAGGCAACTGAGGAAGCTGGCCGGAACACTAGGGGTCGGTACGACGAATTTTTGGAGAAGACCAAGGACGCCGCACGCCAGCGCTACGACGAGATGGACCGTTCCTGA
- a CDS encoding Noranthrone monooxygenase has protein sequence MSTPLTFRLAQTVGIFGAAWLSGNIAALSMNAAPGILESRRENEISSTILAKQWKKLYEAGKAQNPPIAAITAAAFFYLAWSVRSGRSLVRGASNLPTLYGSAAVLTLSIVPYTIVAMSKTNAALLTKATGNSKVAEKASADVDELVQNWISLNTIRGLLPLVGGLVGIFAALP, from the exons ATGTCAACTCCATTGACCTTTCGTTTAGCCCAAACGGTGGGAATCTTTGGCGCTGCATGGCTATCAG GCAACATAGCTGCACTCAGCATGAACGCAGCCCCAGGAATCTTGGAGTCCAGACGTGAAAATGAGATTTCATCCACCATCCTTGCGAAGCAGTGGAAAAAGCTCTACGAGGCAGGAAAAGCGCAAAATCCCCCGATTGCAGCTATTACTGCTGCTGCATTCTTCTACCTCGCATGGTCCGTTCGATCCGGAAGATCATTAGTTCGGGGAGCATCAAATCTTCCTACGTTATATGGTTCAGCTGCTGTTCTCACGTTGAGCATCGTGCCTTATACCATTGTAGCGATGAGCAAGACCAATGCGGCGCTGCTCACCAAAGCGACCGGCAACTCCAAAGTAGCTGAGAAGGCGAGCGCCGATGTCGATGAGCTTGTTCAAAACTGGATTTCACTCAACACTATCAGGGGCCTATTGCCTTTGGTCGGGGGCCTTGTGGGTATCTTCGCGGCGCTACCCTGA